The following are encoded in a window of Verrucomicrobiota bacterium genomic DNA:
- a CDS encoding carbohydrate ABC transporter permease, which produces VIFPSIASAFGIFLMRQAFQNVPKELEEASRIDGCSELGIWWHIMIPSVRPALVTLAIFVFIGSWSDFLWPLLVLNRPEYYTLPLGVARLAGSFSLDWRLIAAGSVIATAPILLFFVIMQRYIVPSEISSGVKG; this is translated from the coding sequence GTGATTTTCCCCTCAATTGCCTCTGCGTTTGGCATATTTCTCATGCGTCAAGCCTTTCAGAATGTCCCCAAAGAACTAGAAGAAGCTTCCCGCATTGACGGATGTTCTGAATTGGGCATTTGGTGGCACATCATGATTCCGTCGGTGCGTCCGGCGCTGGTTACCCTGGCCATCTTTGTTTTTATCGGTTCCTGGAGTGACTTTCTCTGGCCCCTGCTGGTGCTCAATCGGCCTGAGTATTACACCTTGCCTCTAGGTGTGGCCCGTTTAGCAGGCAGCTTTTCCTTGGACTGGCGCTTAATTGCAGCAGGCTCTGTCATTGCCACTGCACCCATCCTGCTTTTCTTCGTCATCATGCAGCGCTACATCGTCCCCAGCGAAATTAGCAGTGGTGTAAAAGGCTGA